One Oncorhynchus masou masou isolate Uvic2021 chromosome 2, UVic_Omas_1.1, whole genome shotgun sequence genomic region harbors:
- the LOC135556603 gene encoding E3 ubiquitin-protein ligase TRIM39-like, which produces MEPEGDPGVMSKRAKRERMESPAPSCLSMKSARSMEQPYAFKRELLTPDLSASLLTEDQFRCSVCSEVLKDPVSIPCGHSYCRQCIRTYWVQPGPAGDYVCLQCSKRSRERPVLCTNTALARVLQGLQQAGFSPALPALGYAGPGDMACDICSGQKLRAVKSCLTCTVSYCESHIRQHYTVPALQRHTLAEVTGDGGHKGHQGNTGRKERIKEGETMETEEEDRESVSKTMTEVKEEEEDSDEGLSDLKKNPKTKTLVSEVKNISKFYSDLQQENSNLKHVVRELSKKNSVLKQEATFEKELVDIRTAALNKITATLISDPQQQREAEYVGRNLKNMTMDYVDVTLDPDTAHPKLILSEDRKQVRCGDVWQDLPDNPERFDISVCVVGKESFSSGRFYYVVQVKGKTGWCLGVATKSINLKGTIYLNPEDGYWTVMLRNGQYWAGAVPTVPIFLREAVQKVGVFVDYEEGRVSFYNVEARSHIHSFTGYTFTEKLYPFFSPGNNYTGQNSTPLVITPVDVTD; this is translated from the exons ATGGAGCCTGAGGGAGACCCTGGAGTCATGAGTAAGAG AGCCAAGCGGGAGAGAATGGAGTCTCCTGCTCCCAGCTGTCTCTCTATGAAGAGTGCCAGGTCAATGGAGCAACCATATGCTTTTAAAAGAGAACTCTTGACCCCTGATTTGAG tgccAGTCTGCTGACTGAGGATCAGTTCAGATGTTCTGTGTGTTCAGAGGTGCTGAAGGACCCGGTCTCCATTCCCTGTGGACACAGTTACTGCAGGCAGTGCATCAGAACATACTGGGTCCAGCCCGGCCCTGCAGGAGACTATGTGTGTCTCCAGTGCAGTAAGAGATCCAGAGAACGGCCAGTGCTCTGCACTAACACAGCCTTGGCCAGGGTTCTCCAGGGGCTCCAGCAGGCAGGCTTCAGTCCTGCCCTCCCTGCTCTGGGCTATGCTGGGCCTGGGGACATGGCCTGTGATATCTGCTCTGGACAGAAGCTCAGAGCGGTGAAGTCCTGTCTGACCTGCACTGTCTCCTACTGTGAGAGCCACATCAGGCAGCACTACACTGTCCCAGCACTGCAGAGACACACCCTGGCTGAGGTCACTGGAGACGGGGGACACAAAGGTCACCAAGGCAACACTGGACGGAAAGAGAGGATCAAAGAG GGGGAGACTATGGAGACtgaggaggaggatagggagaGTGTCTCTAAAACGATGACAGAAGttaaagaggaggaagaagattcTGATGAGGGACTTTCTGATCTGAAGAAGAACCCTAAAACTAAAACTCTTGTCTCTGAAGTGAAGAACATCTCTAAGTTCTACTCAGACTTGCAGCAGGAGAACTCTAATCTTAAACATGTTGTTCGTGAACTCAGTAAAAAGAATTCTGTGTTAAAACAAGAGGCAACATTTGAGAAAGAACTGGTGGACATCAGAACTGCTGCTCTGAATAAGATCACAGCTACTCTCATCTCAGACCCACAgcaacagagagaggctgagtatGTGGGAAGAAACCTGAAGAATATGACCATGGACTATG TGGATGTGACTCTTGATCCTGATACAGCACATCCCAAACTCATCCTGTCTGAAGACAGGAAACAAGTCAGATGTGgagatgtatggcaggatctccctgacaacccagagaggtttgatatctctgtctgtgttgtgggaAAGGAGAGTTTCTCCTCAGGGAGATTCTACTATGTGGTGCAGGTGAAGGGGAAGACTGGCTGGTGTTTAGGAGTGGCCACGAAGTCCATCAACCTGAAGGGGACCATTTACCTGAATCCTGAGGATGGATACTGGACTGTGATGCTGAGGAATGGACAGTACTGGGCTGGCGCTGTCCCCACTGTCCCCATCTTCCTGAGAGAGGCGGTCCAGAAGGTGGGGGTGTTTGTGGACTATGAGGAGGGTCGGGTCTCCTTCTAtaatgtggaggccaggtctcatATCCACTCTTTCACTGGCTACACCTTCACTGAGAAACTCTATCCATTCTTCAGCCCTGGTAATAATTACACTGGTCAAAACTCAACCCCACTGGTCATCACTCCTGTAGatgtcactgactga